The genomic DNA TGGAACGAGGCCGCAGCATTCTTGATACGGTTTTGTACGATGCCAATAAGCTGGATCGCTCCCTCGGGGCGAAGGATCGTCACAAACTCGATGAATATCTGACTTCCGTCCGCGATCTTGAAGTACGAATCGGACAATCCGAAAGCTGGGCGAAACGACCCAAGCCGGCTGTCGATTATGCTCCCCCACAAGATGTCGCCGATAAAGTCGATATTCTGGCTAAACAACGCTTGATGTATGACATGATGGCCTTGGCTTTGCAAACCGATTCGTCACGTGTGATGACCTATGCTTTAGGGGGTTTGAATGCCGTTCCCAGTAATATTCCAGGTGTCAAAACCGACTGGCATAATCTGTCTCATCATGGCAAGGATGATGCCAAAATCGAAGAGTTGAAAATCATTGAAGAACATGAATTTATCGTCTTCAATGAATTTCTGAACAAACTCAAAGCAGTGGATGAACAGGGTAAAACATTGCTCGACAACACTTCCATACTGTTTGGTTCCAATCTTGGAAATGCGTCTTCTCACGACTGGCACAACCTGCCAATTATCGTTGCAGGAGGGGGCTATCGACATGGGGCGTATGTCGCACACGATGAGAAAAACAATACTCCGTTCGCGAATCTGTTCGTGACGTTTGCTCAACGAATGGGTTTAGAGATGGATCAGTTTGGCTCTAGCACCGCAGCTGGTATTCGTGGCCTCGAAATCAGTTAAGATTGCAAAAGTTTTCATTGAGAACATTTTCAAATGGTATCTGCATTGGCTTGGACGCCTGTGCCCGAATAATGCTGTGTTTGCTCCTGCCGGACACCGCAGTAAATAATTGAATATGCTCTAAAAATGCCAACACAGAATGGGGGATGCAATCAAACCAGAGAATGCATTCCCGAACTCATATTGCAAAGCAAATCACTTGAATCAGCTCCCTGAGTTGTCGACGATCATAATTTGCCGTGCCTGGAGTTTATCGACGATATCGCTAAGGCCTTCTTTGACAAGTTCTCCCATGGGAACAACCTTAACCTCACCCGAATTCATCGAGCAGTTCAGATAGTAATTTTTATTTTTTCGACCTCGACGACCTCGCGTTTCTTTCATCGTAATGGTGACGTGATTGATATCGTCAAAGTTCAAATCGGCACTTTTGTCGGAGGCAAAGCCAACACGAGTTAAAATCATACGCTCCGGTGTTATTTTGAGCGAATCGCCACAAAAGCTGGGTATGAAAAATCCTCCCACTCCCAAGGCGATCAGTACGGTAAAACCACCCTTCCAATACTCTTTTTGCCTAACGCGATAGACTCCATACCCCAAGGCTGCAATAAAACCTGCAATAACCATCAGGATTGTATTGAGATCGTATGAGTAAATACTTACATCGCCTTTTACTGTTTTCTTGACACAGCCACAAATCAATAGCAGGCAAATTATACCGAGACAGCGCATTACGGTTTGCAAATTCATGAATAGAGCACTTTCTTAAATTGACTGGTGACTCGTTGACGAAATGTCAGAGGAATAGCAGAACTGCAATAGTGTACTTTTGTTTTTGCGATGTCAATTCAAAAGGAATGGTATATGATAAAAATTGAAAAATGAGCCAGGAAAGATCTGGCTTCACCTTAAATGCTTCATCAGGGAAATGAGTTTCCTGGGGTGCAATAGTTATTTGATGGAGTGATTCCGATGTCCGTTCTTAGTCAAACACCTCTGAAACTTGTACTATTCTGTATTTTAGGAATGGCCATCGTTCCAATTCAGAATGTCTCGGCTCAAGGAAAAAAGAACTCTGGCAAAAACGAATCCGATCAGAAGAAATCAAAATTCAATCAACCGGGAGACGTACCAGCAAAGCATTTGCAGTACGATGCCAAAAACAATCGTTGGTATTTCGACGAGCCGAGTTCAACTCCTTATCAGCCTCAACTCGGTCCGATACTGACGCCTCCTCAATTCGATAATCGACGGAACAATTTCACTCCCTCTAACAATTCCAACAACTTCAATAATCCGGACAACAGCCCCCGATTCACGCCTCCCGGACAGACCTATAATAATCCTCCGACATTCAACTGGGGTGGATCCGTCTCTCCTCCTGCGAATACACAATACCCGAGCGGTTATCAACCTGGGTTTCAGCCCGGTTACCAGCCGGGGGGAGTTGTCGGAAATGATCCTTATCGCTATCAAACACTCGCGACTCAGTTGCGTTCGAATACGAGTTATTTGCAGGCTCTTTCCATTCGGGAGAATATGTCGCGGGAACAGTCTCAATTGATTGAAATCGCCCGGCAGCATGCCGATCAGTTTGCGAACCTGCTGATCCGTGGAGCGGATTACAATCGATTACAAGCCGAGTATGGGGCATTCGATCAAGCCTGGCACCCGGCTGCCCGATTGTTTGCTGAGGGACCGTATTCAAATCGCATGCTTTATGTGGTGAACTCCATCAATCAACTCGATAATACGTTTCATGCCGAGATGCATTTCGAGCAGGCAAATTCCTACAACCGGAATCAGGTTGCAAAACTGGCTGATGAATTGGCTGGTCTGACTGCACAACTCGTTCGAGAAAATCGTTATGGGGGAATTGCACTGGATGAACGTGGCCGTCGGTATCCGGGAATTCTGGCACAGTCTGCAAATTCCTTTCAGAATACCGTCCGGCGTGATGGCGACTATGATGATGTCGCCCGCTCTTTTCAACAGGTCGATTCTGCCTGGGCAAACTTGAGCTCTTCGCTGTATCAAACTCCGAATTTCGGCTTACAGAACTGGCAAACTGGCCGCAGGATTTTTCAGGTGATGCACGACCTGCGCGATGAGCTGACAGTCGCACCGACCAATCAACCGCACAATGATCTAACTCAAATTGTCGATCAACTGCAGGTCGAATCGCAGCGAATCCTACAATTGACTCGGGAGCAGAATAATCGTCGCGCCGCCTATGCAGCCTGGGCTTTTGCTCAGGACTGTCAGGATCTGAGCATCGCAATCTCGTCCGGCTACGGCAGTTTTCATCGCCAGATTCCTCAAACCTTATCCGCGTGGTCCGAAATCCGACAACTCCTCGACGGACAGCAATTTGTGCAACCAATTCAAATTGTCGAACGGAATTTGAGAGTGCTGGAGTCTTTGAATAATTGATTTACCCCAACGGATACGGATACTTCGCCGTGATTTCATCGATCCGTTTCAAAGTCGATTCATCCAGAATGAAGTCACAGGCGGGCAGGGTTTCATCGAGTTGAGCCAGCGAATTGGCACCGATGATCGTGGAGGCTACGAAGTCGTGTTGCTTACTCCAGCAGGTCGCTAATGTTGCCGGGGTGATTCCGAGTTCCTGAGCCAGTTTGCAGAGTTCTCGGGTGGTGGCTAACGATTTTTCGTTAACGAATCGTCGGACCATCACCTGCTGACGTTCTCCTTTTTGCATATAAGTTGAGAAGCGGGCTCCTTCGGGAAATTTTCCATCGAGATACTTTCCCGTCAGCACCCCACCGCCGATGGGAGAATAAGGGAGACAGCTGATTTTCTCACGACGGCAAATCTCGGCCAGAGAATCTTCAAAACGACGATTAATCAGGCTGAAATTATTCTGGATCGATTCGTATCGGACTGTCCCGGAAAGCTCAGCTGCTGATAACGATTTCATCATTCCCCAGGGTGTTTCATTGCTGCAGCCAACATAACGCACTTTGCCTTCATGGACGAGTTCATCCAGAACTTCGAGAGTCTGCTCGTAAGGAAAGTCGGGATCGGGCCAGTGGGTTTGATACAGGTCGACATAGTCTGTTTGCAACCTGCGGAGCGAACCCTCAATCGCTTTGCGAATGTGATGGCGATCGATGCAGGTATACCCTTCTCGCACTGGAGGGACGAACCAGCCGTGTCCTGGACCACAGAATTTTGTGGCGATCTGTATGGCATCTCGCGATTTCGTTTTCATCCAGCGACCGACAATTTCTTCAGTCCGATGCACCCATTCTTTTTCTGGTGGCACGGGATAAATCTCAGCGGCATCCAGAAAATTGATCCCGGCATCGAATGCTCGATCCATAATCCGGAACGCTTCGGCCTCATCACAGGTTGAGCCAAAGGTCATTGTTCCGAGACAGATGTCCGAGACGATCAATGATGTTTTCCCAATGCGTCGACGTTCCATGAAGAATCTCTTCGTAATTTATTGATGTGAATGTATGTTTGCTCAAAATTCAACGTGTTCCCAAGGTCCTCCCTGGGAACGAGGAAACGCGGTATCTTGCTAGATGGTCCTCCACTTAGAATCTAAAGTTTTCGCGCAAAAATCGCAAAGGACGCGGAGTGTCCCCCAACTTACTCAGTCGAATTAGTTAGAATTCATACTGCAAACGTCATGTGATCGTTTTTCTGGATGACCATCACATGATTGAGTGTTATGATGAAGTGATCCCGAATTTCAAATCCTTTTATGAGATCCTGTACTGACATGCGGAATCAGAACTCTCTCCTGAAACGAGTGTTGATCTACTCGATTGTTGCAGGCCTGTTGGCCTCGTCGAGCAGACCAGTCATTGCGCAGGACGAATTATCAGCAGAAAACGTGCTGGCAGCGATTCAAAAAGGGCGACGTTATCTCATCAGTCAACAACTTCCTGATGGGAGTTGGAGTACGGAAACGGCCTCGCCTTATAAAATTGGGATTTCATCCCTGAGCCTGCTCTCGCTGATGAACTCTGGCCTCACCTCGGATGATCCCGCAATCTCTCGTGGATTAAAATGGCTCCGGCAACAAAAGCCGACGTTAACTTATGAAATTTCGTTGATGATCATGGCTCTGACGACTGCAAAGGAGGGAGCCAAAGACAGTCTGCTCGTATTCAGTCTGGCTCAACAACTGGAAAAGGGACAGCAGCGAACAGGCCTGGACAAAGGAGGCTGGGGATATTCGAATAGCGGCAACATGGGGAGCGGAATGCCTGATCGCAGTAATACCCAATATGCCATTCTCGGACTGCGTGATGCCGCCTATTATGGCACTCCGGTTGATCGGAAAGTCTGGGAGGGTGTTCGCCAATATTGGGAGAACAGTCAACTCCCCGATGGCGGGTGGAATTATAAGCTGGAAGATGGTCGCCAAAGCTATGGCAGCATGACGGTCGCCGGAATTGCCTCGCTTTCGATTGCAGCCGCTTTTCTGAAATCGAGCGAAGATACCAATCCCGATGGAACTCCCATATGCTGCCAGCCTCCTGAACCTAACGAGGCCCTCGAACGTGCTTTCCGCTGGATGGGGCGAAACTTTTCCGTACAAACCAATCCGCTCTACGACACCTGGTGGCTGTATTATCTGTATGGTCTCGAACGCTCCGGTCGATTGAGTGGTCGTCGTTTCTTCGGCTCTCACGACTGGTATCGCGAAGGGGCACGTGTATTATTGGCTCGACAATCAAAACGGGATGGCTCCTGGCGAGGGGAAGGAGGCATGGAAGGACAACCAAATATCGGCACTCCGCTGGCTTTATTGTTCCTTTCCAAGGGACTGGCTCCTGTCATGATTAACAAAATGAAGCTAGGCCCCCGAGATCCCGATAATGCGGAACTGGTGATTGGAGATCTGTGGAACCGTCACCCGAAAGATGTCCGTAATCTTGTCGAACATATCAGCACACTTCCGAAATGGCCCAAGTTGTTGACATGGCAAACACTCGATTTTGATAAAGCGGTCGCGAATCAGAATGTACAGGAAGTTCTACAGGCTCCGATCCTGTTTGTGACATCCGAAAATGATCTGAATGATTTGATGACTGATCAGCATGTTGATCTGTTGAGGGAATACCTGATCAATGGCGGATTTCTGTTTGTCGCACGTGGTTGTGAAAGCAAATCGTTTGAAGAGGGGCTCCGTCGCCTGATCCAACGGCTTTATCCCGATGGCCTCAATGACTTGATGCCACTCGCGGAAACGCATCCGGTTTATCGCAGTGAGTATCTACTCGATCCGGCGAACGTACCACTGCAGGGAGTCGATGTCGGATGTCGGACCGCCATCATCTACTCGCCGGAAGATCTCGGTTGTCTTTGGGACAAACGCATGGTTGTCGATCCTCCCGATCGGAAACAGGATATCAAAACAGCCATTGCCAGGAGCTTGCGGATTGGTGTGAATGTTGTCGCTTATGTCACTGGCCGTGAGCCGCCGAATAAACTCGACGAGCAGCAACTTGTCAGCAAGCAGGACGACACCGATACCCTGCGTGGGATTCTCGGCATCGCCAAGCTGAGACATTCCGGCGATTGGGATGCCGCTCCAAATGCAATTAAAAAATTACTGCTCACTCTGGAGAAATCCTTCGGGGTTGTCGCCGGAACACAGCCTTATAAAATCCCGGCTGGCGATCCCGAACTCTATCGTTTCACCCTGCTCTATATGCACGGCCAAAGAAACTTCGAACTCTCTCCCGACGAGATTCGCAATGTTCGCAAATACCTCGAAAGTGGTGGCGTTCTCTTTGCCGATGCGTGCTGCGGGGCTCCGAAATTCGATGCCAGTTTTCGAGATCTGATGCAACGCATGTTTCCCGATGCACCAATGGAGCGAATCCCGGTCGATCATGAAATGTTTTCCCAGGCAATCGGGCACAACCTCGAATCGGTCAAACGGCGAGCGCCTTCTAATAACCAGAATGACCAGGCCTTGAATCCGATCGAACGCGAAGGACCTCCATTTCTTGAAGGGATTTCTCTAAATGGGCGTTATGCGGTTATCTATAGCAAATACGATATTTCCTGTGCTCTCGAAAAACAGACCTCGCTTTCCTGCATCGGCTATTCTCCCGATGATGCCGCAAAAATTGCGATGAACGTTGTTCTCTATTCCGTCCTGCAGGATGTCACCCCCAACGAGCCATGATGAATAATAGTCGCCATAACATACTCATGCCTGCCAACAGAATTCTCATCAGAAAGTTGGGAATCCTGCTGGTATTGATCTCATTGTTCACAGCAGCGGTATCCGCACAAGATCGAGTACGCCCTCGCGCCCTGGCCGTATCGCCGGATCGTTCCTGTGTGGTCACTGCGAATCGAATTGCTGGGACACTCAGTTTCGTTTCGCTACCTGAGATGCAACTTCACAGTAATGTTGAAGTTCGTGAAGTCGATGTCGGGAATGAACCTCTGGATGTTCTCTGGTTATCGGATTCCATAATCGCAGTGGCTGTGTATCGCGATCAATGCGTGAAGCTTTTTGAACGAGAGGGATCTCGCCTGCAAATCTTGCGAACGATTTCTCTTTCCGGTCATCCCGTCAGCATGACACATGCCAGAAATTGCCAGGAGTTACTCGTTTCATTACAACATCCGGATTCGGTTCAATGCATAAGCGTAGATTCGGGAGCATTACTCCGAGAGTATCACTGCGGCAACCTGCCTCGTTTTCTGGTTCTCTCGCCCGATGAAACCTGGTTTTGTGTCACTTGCGAATTGCCCGGCAGTCTCTATTGCTTTGATAGAAATACTGGACAGTTACTCAGTCGTCAGGAAGCTCATCAAACGGCGTTCAACCTCGGTCAACCAGAGTTATTCTCTGGCAGTGAAGTGATTGTCCCCCTGACAATCAATCGAGATTTTCCGATCACCGAAGGAAACTTAACTCGCGGCTGGGCAGTCAATAATCGACTGGCAAAGTTCAACGTTCCATCTGGTAACGAACTCGAGCAAAGTCAATTCGGACTCGATGTGCGTGGGCATGGAGTCGCCGATTTAACTCTTGTTCGTTCCAATCCAGCCGGCACTAAACTAGCCGTACTGGCCAGCGGCGTTCAGGAACTCATTCTCCTGAAAACGAGCGATCTTATCTGGCCGACATCTGGTGTTGATGATTTTGCCCCGCATTATCTGACAGAGACTCCCGGAATTCTCACACGCATTAAAATCCCCGGACGTCCAATCGACTTGGAATTCCTCGACAATGAAACAGTGCTGGTTGCCAATGAGATGCAGGATTCACTCTGCCTGATAGATTTAAAGCTTGGATCAATTACTAAAGAATTAAAGCTGTCTCACTCGAATCACAAATCCGAAATTGCTCGTGGGGAGCAAATCTTTTACGACGGACTGCGATCTAAAGATGGGTGGATGAGTTGCCACACCTGTCATTACGATGGCCATACCTCCGGGCAGATGTTCGATACTCTCAATGACGTGACCTACGACACCAAAAAGCTGACACTCTCGCTGCATGATGTGGCCAAAACTGAACCCTGGACATGGCATGGCTGGCAGCCCGACTTGACAGAGTCGATGTCAAAATCACTGCGTGAAACGATGCATGATCCACACGCAGCATCTTTCGACGATGCTCGTGCGCTGGCCAGTTATCTGGAAACTCTCAAACCGATCTCTGCAACAAAGTTGCCCGCTTCGGTCGATCGAGAAGCTGGGCAAGAACTCTTTTATGGAAAAGGTGGTTGCATTTCCTGCCATCAGGAGCCAGACTTTTCCTCAGGATTACGATATGCTGTCGGTCGTGTGGAAAGTCATTCGATTTATCAGGTCTTTAATCCCCCTGCTCTCCGTGGAATTTCCTCGCGAAGACGATACCTGCATCACGGCCGGGCTCATTCCCTCAAACAGGTCCTCACCCTTTATCATCGCCCTGAAGAGACTTCAGGGGCAGAATTGACAGAGGATGAAATTGAACAACTCGTTAATTTCCTTTCTGGATTGTGAATTCCACGTTGCTCACAATTCCCAAATTTTGCACAAATCCCACCGAAAGATGTCATGATTGATCTGCAAGTCAATGGTTATGCCGGCGTCGATTTTAATTCTGACGAACTGACACTCGAGCAAGTTGAGCACGGATGTGAACGTTTGCGTCAAGATGGCGTCAATGGAATTCTGGCAACTATTATTACCGCAGACCACGATGCGATGTGCCGACGACTGGCAAATGTTGCGAAAATTCGAGAGCAATCATCGTCTGTCGCTCAGATGATTATTGGCCTGCATATCGAAGGTCCGTTTCTATCTCCTATCCCCGGATACATCGGAGCTCATCCGACGGAACATGCCTGCCCGGCTAATCTGGATTTGACGAAGAGATTACTGGAAGCCGGTGATGGCTTGACGAGACTTTTCACACTCGCCCCTGAACAGGATCTCACAGGGGAAACAACTGGCTGGTTGAACGATCAGGAAATTCTAGTCGCAGCCGGGCATTGCAATCCCAGTCTGGATCAACTGAAAGCTTCGATTGATGCTGGCTTGAAGCTGTTCACACATCTCGGAAACGGTTGCCCGATGCAGATGCACCGCCACGATAATATTATTCAACGGGCTCTTTCTTTATCCGACAAACTCATTATTTGTTTCATTGCCGACGGAGCCCATATCCCATTGTTTGCCCTGAAAAATTATATTCGATGCGTGGGGATTGAACATAGTATCGTTGTTTCAGACACCATCAGCGCAGCTGGCCTGGGGCCGGGAACTTACCATCTCGCCGATCAGACCGTTATTATTGAAGAGGATCTAGTCCCCTGGGCAGAAGATCGTTCTCACTTCGTCGGTTCGGCCTGCCCACTGAAAACCATGGTCGCCAATCTGCAAACAATTGGGTTGACTTCATTGGAAATCGATTGTCTCGTCCGGTACAACCCCCGGAAATTACTGGGGATTTAATCTTTGCTTATCGCAAGAGATTACGGGTTCTCTTTCTGCTTCTGACATACATAGTCAACCATCGGCAGAATCATTCCCAAAATGATCATTTGCAATGTCAGTACCACGACAAGCAGGATGCCGAAGATCAATTGAGCCTCGCTCAAACCCATGCGCGAGACCTTGGTAATCCCGATCAGCATCACAAATATTGCAAACACCCAGCACACGATCTGTCCAACCTGCACGTCAAATCGCGATGAACTTAGCTTGCGGCTGAATAGCTTGATAAGTTGCGAAATCGTCATTTCGTTTCTCAATTGTGAATCACAAGAACATTCTTTTTTGTTGAGATAAGACAAAAAGGAATCGTGAAGATTCATTTTGGATCGATTTTCTTCAAGCAAGAAACACTGCTTGCTGTTTCTTATTTTTCTAATTTTACATAAATCCCTCTTGACAAAAATCATCTGTACTACCACTATTAGTACAGAAGGAACACGCAATGAATTTTCAGGTCAATCCATCCAGTTCGCAGCCGATTTATCGTCAGCTGTCACAACAGATCCGCGAAGGGATTGCCCAGGGACACCTCGCGCCGGAGGATCAACTCCCTTCGGTTCGTGAACTCTCTAAATTGTTGGTCGTGAATCCCAATACAATTGCGAAGGTTTACACGGAACTCGAACGGGAAGGTGTTTTAACGACCCGCCCTGGTTTAGGTGTGTTTGTGACGCAACCCCGTATCGAATTGACGAAAGCGATCCGCGTGCAAAAGCTGCAGGAATCGCTGGATATCTGTCTGACATCGGCGGTGTATCTGGGTTTCGATGCCGATGAAGTTCGCCAGATTGTGGAAGCTCGTCTCGGCAAGTATCAGTGGAATCTCGTGAAGGGGAAGAAATGACAGACCTCGCTCAACCGGTCCCTTCTCCTGCCATCGAAGTGCAGGGCTTGACGAAATATTATGATGGCAAAGCGGTTGTGAATGATGTCAGCTTTCAGATACCCACTGGCTGCGTCTTCGGATTCCTCGGCTGCAACGGAGCCGGGAAATCGACCACGACCAAAATGCTGATGGGCATGGTCGTTCCCGATTCGGGCTCTGCAAAACTGCTCGGACACGAAGTCTCTACACTCGATCCCCAGGTTCGCGAACGAATCGCTTACATTGCAGAAGGACATCCACTCTACTCCTGGATGAGTATTCGTGAGGCGATCCGCTTTACGAAACCATTTTACAAAAAGTGGAATCAGGAATTGCTCGAACAGGTGCTGGAACATTTTGGACTGCCCCTCACCCGCAAAATCCGCAGGCTTTCCAAAGGACAGCAGGCTCAGGTTTCGCTGGCTTTGGCAATCGCTCCTCAACCGGAGTTACTGATTCTGGATGACCCGACATTGGGGCTCGATGCGGTCGTCCGCAGAGAATTCCTGGAGTCGATGATTCAAATCATCCAGCGGGAAGGCCGAACAATTATGTTTTCGTCTCACATTCTTGGTGATGTGGAACGAGTTGCCGACCGGATTGGAATTATGGTTGATGGCCGCCTGCAGGTCGATTGCACAACCGAAGAGTTCAAGCAATCGGTCAGCAAACTTGTGCTCGAATTCGATCGTCCGGTGAATGGATCGATTGCATTTCCAGAGTGCAAGGGTGTTGTGGGCAGTCGATCGATTCTGAATCAACTGGAAGTGATCATTGTGAATCTCAATGACGAACATCGGCTCCTGGCTGAGCGATTGGAGCCGAAGCAAATTGAAACCGAATCGATGAATTTGGAAGATTCCTTCCTGGAATATACTCGCACGAATCGAAACAGTGTTCCTGTCTTTGTCGATCAACTCAAATCTCATTCGTGAAAGTCTCTCCCATGTGGCCACTCACGCTCGCTTACAAAGAATTCCGACAACTGCTGCCGATACAGATCGTTGGTTTCGCAATTGTTCTGCTGACAATCCTGGGAATGTGCGGTATCAATTTACTCTACTTTTTTAATAGTAATTCACATGCTGAAATTCCTTTTTATAACATCACCACATTTCAGTTATTACCAGTGGTTGGAACCTTGCTGGCAGGAACCACCGGATACTGGCAAACGCTATCCGAATCGATGCGCGGGACGTGGTTGTTCCTGTGGCATCGACCAGTTTCCCGAATGCGAATTACCTTGGTGAAATTAGTCAGCGGAATTGGCTTGATCTGGCTCGTGATGGTCTTACCCATGCTGGTCTATGCGTTGTGGGCAGGCAGCAAAGGAAGCATCGCTGCTCCCTTCCTTTGGGAAAACACTCTCATGTACTGGAAGAGTTGCTTCGGACTCTCGATGATTTATCTGAGCTGTTATCTCTCGGGATTACGACAAGCCCGCTGGTATGGAACTCGTCTCTTGCCCGTCCTGGCAGTCAGCGGTGCTTTCCTGTTGACAACGACAACAGAATACTACGCAGGTCTCTCGCTACTACTCATTTTCGCAGTCGATGCCATTCTGATCGCAGCAATTTTCACGCAATGCCATCTCGAAGATTTCTCCTAATCACTTCGTTTTCAGCCTTGGAATTCAATGATATGTCTACTCCATCGAAAACAACCAGTTTCCCGACCAATATCATTCTGACAGCAGGGCTGTCCATCCTGTATGTCATCATCGTCACCTGGGTTTCCACCACGGTTGCGACGTATCTGCTTCCACAGAAAGAACAACATTCTCAAAATGTAACTGTTCTCGGTGATGACACGGTACTGATCTATCACAATACCTGGCATCGCAATATTTCAGACGTCTACTACACGACACTCGATGGAGAAAAGTACATATTAAAGCAGAATGAGGTGGTTAGTAATGGGATTTCCTTGATTGGTGAAACGCAGAAATATTACCAAAGCT from Rubinisphaera italica includes the following:
- a CDS encoding GntR family transcriptional regulator → MNFQVNPSSSQPIYRQLSQQIREGIAQGHLAPEDQLPSVRELSKLLVVNPNTIAKVYTELEREGVLTTRPGLGVFVTQPRIELTKAIRVQKLQESLDICLTSAVYLGFDADEVRQIVEARLGKYQWNLVKGKK
- a CDS encoding c-type cytochrome, whose protein sequence is MPANRILIRKLGILLVLISLFTAAVSAQDRVRPRALAVSPDRSCVVTANRIAGTLSFVSLPEMQLHSNVEVREVDVGNEPLDVLWLSDSIIAVAVYRDQCVKLFEREGSRLQILRTISLSGHPVSMTHARNCQELLVSLQHPDSVQCISVDSGALLREYHCGNLPRFLVLSPDETWFCVTCELPGSLYCFDRNTGQLLSRQEAHQTAFNLGQPELFSGSEVIVPLTINRDFPITEGNLTRGWAVNNRLAKFNVPSGNELEQSQFGLDVRGHGVADLTLVRSNPAGTKLAVLASGVQELILLKTSDLIWPTSGVDDFAPHYLTETPGILTRIKIPGRPIDLEFLDNETVLVANEMQDSLCLIDLKLGSITKELKLSHSNHKSEIARGEQIFYDGLRSKDGWMSCHTCHYDGHTSGQMFDTLNDVTYDTKKLTLSLHDVAKTEPWTWHGWQPDLTESMSKSLRETMHDPHAASFDDARALASYLETLKPISATKLPASVDREAGQELFYGKGGCISCHQEPDFSSGLRYAVGRVESHSIYQVFNPPALRGISSRRRYLHHGRAHSLKQVLTLYHRPEETSGAELTEDEIEQLVNFLSGL
- a CDS encoding aldo/keto reductase, with the protein product MERRRIGKTSLIVSDICLGTMTFGSTCDEAEAFRIMDRAFDAGINFLDAAEIYPVPPEKEWVHRTEEIVGRWMKTKSRDAIQIATKFCGPGHGWFVPPVREGYTCIDRHHIRKAIEGSLRRLQTDYVDLYQTHWPDPDFPYEQTLEVLDELVHEGKVRYVGCSNETPWGMMKSLSAAELSGTVRYESIQNNFSLINRRFEDSLAEICRREKISCLPYSPIGGGVLTGKYLDGKFPEGARFSTYMQKGERQQVMVRRFVNEKSLATTRELCKLAQELGITPATLATCWSKQHDFVASTIIGANSLAQLDETLPACDFILDESTLKRIDEITAKYPYPLG
- a CDS encoding N-acetylglucosamine-6-phosphate deacetylase, whose protein sequence is MIDLQVNGYAGVDFNSDELTLEQVEHGCERLRQDGVNGILATIITADHDAMCRRLANVAKIREQSSSVAQMIIGLHIEGPFLSPIPGYIGAHPTEHACPANLDLTKRLLEAGDGLTRLFTLAPEQDLTGETTGWLNDQEILVAAGHCNPSLDQLKASIDAGLKLFTHLGNGCPMQMHRHDNIIQRALSLSDKLIICFIADGAHIPLFALKNYIRCVGIEHSIVVSDTISAAGLGPGTYHLADQTVIIEEDLVPWAEDRSHFVGSACPLKTMVANLQTIGLTSLEIDCLVRYNPRKLLGI
- a CDS encoding DUF1552 domain-containing protein, which produces MKRNAINRRHFLKGAGTIVSLPLLSAMSPAYAASGTTKEPHRFVAICGDLGFHTPYLFPEQTGKNYQLTPYLQPLAAHRNEMTVISGLSHPEQNGNNGHASGMTWLTSAMRPGLAGFRNTVSLDQLMAHHLGGTTRFPYLCLSNGGGSLSWTAGGVGIPSESSPSKLFAKMFISGNEREVKNELRELERGRSILDTVLYDANKLDRSLGAKDRHKLDEYLTSVRDLEVRIGQSESWAKRPKPAVDYAPPQDVADKVDILAKQRLMYDMMALALQTDSSRVMTYALGGLNAVPSNIPGVKTDWHNLSHHGKDDAKIEELKIIEEHEFIVFNEFLNKLKAVDEQGKTLLDNTSILFGSNLGNASSHDWHNLPIIVAGGGYRHGAYVAHDEKNNTPFANLFVTFAQRMGLEMDQFGSSTAAGIRGLEIS
- a CDS encoding DUF4159 domain-containing protein: MRNQNSLLKRVLIYSIVAGLLASSSRPVIAQDELSAENVLAAIQKGRRYLISQQLPDGSWSTETASPYKIGISSLSLLSLMNSGLTSDDPAISRGLKWLRQQKPTLTYEISLMIMALTTAKEGAKDSLLVFSLAQQLEKGQQRTGLDKGGWGYSNSGNMGSGMPDRSNTQYAILGLRDAAYYGTPVDRKVWEGVRQYWENSQLPDGGWNYKLEDGRQSYGSMTVAGIASLSIAAAFLKSSEDTNPDGTPICCQPPEPNEALERAFRWMGRNFSVQTNPLYDTWWLYYLYGLERSGRLSGRRFFGSHDWYREGARVLLARQSKRDGSWRGEGGMEGQPNIGTPLALLFLSKGLAPVMINKMKLGPRDPDNAELVIGDLWNRHPKDVRNLVEHISTLPKWPKLLTWQTLDFDKAVANQNVQEVLQAPILFVTSENDLNDLMTDQHVDLLREYLINGGFLFVARGCESKSFEEGLRRLIQRLYPDGLNDLMPLAETHPVYRSEYLLDPANVPLQGVDVGCRTAIIYSPEDLGCLWDKRMVVDPPDRKQDIKTAIARSLRIGVNVVAYVTGREPPNKLDEQQLVSKQDDTDTLRGILGIAKLRHSGDWDAAPNAIKKLLLTLEKSFGVVAGTQPYKIPAGDPELYRFTLLYMHGQRNFELSPDEIRNVRKYLESGGVLFADACCGAPKFDASFRDLMQRMFPDAPMERIPVDHEMFSQAIGHNLESVKRRAPSNNQNDQALNPIEREGPPFLEGISLNGRYAVIYSKYDISCALEKQTSLSCIGYSPDDAAKIAMNVVLYSVLQDVTPNEP
- a CDS encoding ABC transporter ATP-binding protein, which produces MTDLAQPVPSPAIEVQGLTKYYDGKAVVNDVSFQIPTGCVFGFLGCNGAGKSTTTKMLMGMVVPDSGSAKLLGHEVSTLDPQVRERIAYIAEGHPLYSWMSIREAIRFTKPFYKKWNQELLEQVLEHFGLPLTRKIRRLSKGQQAQVSLALAIAPQPELLILDDPTLGLDAVVRREFLESMIQIIQREGRTIMFSSHILGDVERVADRIGIMVDGRLQVDCTTEEFKQSVSKLVLEFDRPVNGSIAFPECKGVVGSRSILNQLEVIIVNLNDEHRLLAERLEPKQIETESMNLEDSFLEYTRTNRNSVPVFVDQLKSHS